In Patescibacteria group bacterium, the following proteins share a genomic window:
- a CDS encoding sugar-transfer associated ATP-grasp domain-containing protein has product MAKTYYLLGKNARNQVYLRFNKKRGRKIADSKLLTKKILSRHNLPHPKLYAVFETIEDLNNFQWEKLPGNFVVKPSRGLGGDGILVIKKKGKWAGEWYLMGDEKIDISQIRQHILDIFAGRFSLHNLPDKAFVEERVKIHPIFKRYTYRGTPDIRIIVFNKVPVMAMLRLPTPESRGKANLHQGAIGVGIDLATGITTYGFYNGRRVKLIPGTKKKINGLKLPFWEETLILAVKIQEVVSQLGFFGVDIILDKEKGPMILELNARPGLDIQNANLAPLRGRLARVEGLTVDGAEKGVKIAQDLFAERFADKVLAKKGAKIINVLEEVKIKAANKKTVSVLAKIDTGALRSSIDKKLAEELGLLTPENTIFTRYYQSALGKRKERKVISLTFYLKGRRIKTSASVTRRSHLKTPFLVGLRDLMGFLVRPEPIESAQFRRI; this is encoded by the coding sequence ATGGCAAAGACCTATTATCTCCTAGGTAAAAATGCCCGTAATCAAGTTTATCTCCGCTTTAATAAAAAAAGAGGGAGGAAGATTGCTGATTCTAAGCTTTTAACCAAAAAAATTCTCAGCAGGCATAATCTGCCTCATCCTAAACTTTACGCAGTTTTTGAGACAATTGAAGATTTGAATAATTTTCAATGGGAAAAACTACCAGGTAATTTCGTCGTTAAACCAAGTCGAGGCTTAGGTGGAGATGGAATTTTAGTCATTAAGAAAAAAGGCAAATGGGCAGGGGAATGGTATTTAATGGGAGATGAGAAGATTGATATCAGTCAAATCAGACAACATATTCTTGATATCTTTGCTGGGCGTTTTAGCCTTCATAATCTACCTGACAAAGCTTTTGTTGAAGAACGAGTTAAAATTCACCCAATTTTTAAAAGATATACTTATCGAGGGACACCCGATATTCGAATAATCGTTTTTAATAAGGTGCCGGTAATGGCTATGCTTCGTTTACCCACGCCTGAATCTCGAGGAAAGGCTAATCTCCACCAGGGAGCGATTGGAGTGGGAATTGATTTAGCTACCGGCATCACGACCTATGGCTTTTATAATGGCAGAAGAGTTAAGCTTATTCCGGGGACAAAGAAGAAAATTAATGGTTTAAAGTTACCTTTTTGGGAAGAAACCTTAATTTTAGCGGTTAAAATTCAGGAAGTTGTTTCTCAGTTAGGCTTTTTCGGAGTTGATATCATTTTAGATAAGGAAAAAGGACCAATGATTCTAGAACTTAATGCTCGACCGGGGCTAGATATTCAGAATGCTAATCTAGCGCCCTTACGAGGGAGATTAGCGAGGGTTGAAGGCTTAACAGTCGATGGAGCCGAAAAGGGGGTAAAGATTGCCCAAGACCTTTTTGCTGAGCGGTTTGCTGATAAAGTTCTTGCTAAAAAAGGGGCTAAAATTATTAATGTTCTCGAGGAAGTTAAGATTAAGGCGGCGAATAAGAAAACAGTCTCTGTTTTAGCAAAGATAGATACCGGAGCTCTAAGGAGCTCGATTGATAAAAAACTGGCCGAAGAATTGGGCTTATTGACTCCAGAGAACACGATTTTCACCCGTTACTATCAATCGGCTCTAGGTAAGAGGAAAGAAAGGAAAGTAATTAGTTTGACTTTTTACTTAAAAGGCAGGAGAATTAAAACCAGTGCTAGTGTTACCAGGCGTTCACACCTAAAAACACCTTTCTTAGTAGGTTTAAGGGACTTGATGGGCTTTTTAGTTAGACCAGAGCCAATAGAATCAGCCCAATTTAGGAGAATTTAA